In the Pogona vitticeps strain Pit_001003342236 chromosome 2, PviZW2.1, whole genome shotgun sequence genome, AGAGTTAGAGTTAGAAGAGTTGAGATTCAGGGCTTGTAAAAGTTACTACTGAGAACCACAACCTCCTGAACCCCCCAGCTAGGAGATTTGGGCACCTtgccttccataaatggaaattgTTCTGTGCTCTGCTGAGAAAGTTGGACAGCATCTGCCATCAATCTGCTTCACAGCTCCTTTTCGCTCTTCCTGAAAATGCAGAGTCTCCACGTGGGATTGCTTCTCGGTCACCTCCTGCCTCCAACCCCTTCTCGCCTGCCCTGAAGAGTTAAAAGTCTTAAATGGCAGGACCTTcagagggaagggaggagggaggacccAGAGGATTCCTCCTGAAAGggtctgatgatgttaaggagtcaaggtggacatccaatcttgggaaggatttttaaaagaccGTCCATGTTAACTAAATCAATGGCCTTTAGTGGCTGTCgtcgttccctacatttctcttccaactgtctgagggaaaataccatgtcagtggtagatctattagctcgaaatccacactgtgattctggatagactctgtctgcaagcccctgtagtctcttcagtacaacatgggcaagcagcttctctacaaggcaacaaaaaagaggaaagtgtgaagctcaacaaaacttggctcccagctctcaaaaatacagcgtgtaaaaggtcaacgaactctacccagccacaaggacaggggatcagtTCATTGTATTTAAAATCACCACAAAACCCTGCAGAAGGCTTAGTGAGGTAAATCTTGACCCAGATTATAATTAACATACAAAGGTTcctcagtttccttttttttcccttagtgaTGATCACttggagttacagtggggtcttgacttaagaacggctcgagttaagaagattttgacttaagaaccactctcataggaaaatattgacttgacttgcatacttagatttgagttaagaactgaaaaaaaaaacacgtgggagacagggaaagtgcaaaatgtgaactttcagttaactgttggccagtgaaaagggtgcctgtctgcttcctcactcctcccagcgtttagagagtggattgggagacagtcttcggactgcctggtactgtactgcctggtctgtattttccctgccttccctgaacctttcttgacctaagaaaaaaagaaacaaaatatccccctctagtggtcgaaggcagaatagcagcttcccattagtttctatggacggaaaagagcagatatggattaaatggttttcaatgcattcccatgggaaatgcagatttgacctgagaactttttgacttgagaaccgccttccaatatggattaagttctcaagtcaagaccccactgtactgtgctAATTTCCCCATGTTACTttcgtttcgttcgtttagtcgtttagtcgtgtccgactcttcgtgaccccatggaccagagcacgccaggccctcctatcttctactgcctcccagagttgtgtcaaattcatgttggttgcttcgcagacactgtccagccatctcatccttggtcgtccccttctcctcttgccatcacactttcccaacatcagggtcttttccagggagtcttttcttctcattagatggccaaagtactggagcctcagcttcaggatctgtccttccagtgagcactcaaggttgatttcctttagaattgataggtttgttctccttgcagtccaggggattctcaagagtctcctccagcaccacaattcaaaggcatcaattcgtcggcggtctgctttctttatggtccagctctcacttccgtacatcacgacaggaaaaaccatagctttgactattcagacttttgttggcaaggtgatgtctctgctttttaacatgctgtcaagatttgtcatcgctttcctcccaagaagcaggcgtcttttaatttcgtggctgctgtctccatctgcagtgatcatggagtccttcagagccatatatttattgctattaatataaatattatcAGCAGAATGTTTAAAAAGATCTTGGTTGTTTTAATCAGGTAACAATGCCTAATTTCTGCCACAGGAAGATCTTGCTCTCTGCTCTCAGCTTGTGTAGGGAGTTCAGCCTGGGTTGCCATGGCGCCTAACTCCTCCCTCTGAGGGGTAACTTGATCTTGCTGTAAACAGTATACAGCTTTCGGCCTAGTCAAATTTCCCTTTTGTGGcacaatttctttgtttttaccacactgggttgcAATGTGTCCCTTTTCCCCACAAAGAAAACAAGTTCTAAAGTTCATTTGATCATTACCAGAGCTCTTaattccttttccctccaaattctggtttctgatctggttagattctgagggcttccctccaaaatggcccccaaccttctgttggttcttaaaaaaccctctgggatttttatttgtgtcctcccaagttttcctcacCACGTTTCCCTCAGAAAAGATTGGTTTTCtaatatgggaaataaaatcagcggcCTCCCCCGCCCCCTGCAAGTTTCGGGGTTTCTTGTCCCTGATTAGAtacctcagttctccaggtaggaGTGAATAAAACTGCTCGAGACCAGTTATGTTTTTAAGATCTTGTACTGTCTCAACTCCCTCCTGTAAAAGCCATTTATCCAGATATCTGGTCAAGTTTGCCCCCAACCGAGAGTATGACTCTTCAGGTTTCTTGGTCAGAGCCCTGAACTTCtgtctcaaatgctcagcattgatgccatatcGAGCAAAAACTAGCTTTTTATACTCATCATAGTCTTTTATTCCACAGGGATCTCTGCGTAAATGTCTgcgaggcctccactaatttgagaccTCATCACCATCATGCATTCAGATCCCCTCACTTCAAAATCCTGACACGCTCTCTCAAACATAATCATGAAGAATTCAGGGTCATCCCCCTTTCTAAATACTGGGAATCTTTTAAGGTCTGCTTTGGACAGATGTCTCTCCTCAGCATTAGATCTGCCatcgttgttattgttattatttgcttGAGCCGCCAGCTCTAGCCTTCTAATCtcaaatgccattctctctttctctggttcTCTTTCCTCAGATCTGGCCTTcatctccatttctctctgtctaaTTTCTAGTTGTCTTTCCTCAGATCTGGGCTTCCTCTCCATTTCTAAAGCAATTTTTTGTTGCTCCATTTCTAAggccatttttctttctctctgtctttcttccttttctatctCCATTTGTTTCAACCTGAATTCATATGTTTGAGCTTGctccaatttccattttctgaattcAATCGAGTCCTCCCCCCCTGGAAGTCTCCCTTTCTTGATCTGaggtgacaaacccagacctactgggatctgccacacagttacactaagctgccaccaaccattccctataagaagtcacacagaccagggatggatttttaaacaataaaaagaataaggtttatttaaatacacacacagggtaaataaacaatcaggtgaataaaataaagtaacgtggcttagtttcactcatacatacacacagtttggttcacacagaacccttaacttgaagcacagaccctgaacctatcagttctggctaaccaacagacacctgaacctatcaggttggtactctgacacacagaagtaccctgtctgacactcagactcccacaacagcttcttcttcccagctgctgcttcgtcacacccagtgtctcttagcatctcatagtttcaccacacacgcatcacatatatacacagtacagcccctcctcctgatgtcccgccttcccctctccataggatggaactttccctccaaacccatgacagacaggtaacatcagtgctgtatgtaacacctcccctctttataagttgttttgtagggggaaagctaaggtgcttttccccaaaaaacaacctggataaaacacaccacaacagttatacattcaataccatacttacttatatttacattctaagttaaaccatagcaattaggcatttaaacatttaccatctacattacatcaatttacctttattcatacaaaccaagttaaaaccaggtacatttaactttttgtcaacattatatacacatagtccatgttctttcgccgtcttcattcttcaggtcttcttgataaggcgtcagcaacacagttcactgaccctccgaccaccttcacttcaaagtcatagtcctgtaggtttaaagcccacctcataagtttgctattgtgggttttcattgtctttaaccattgcaatggtgaatggtcagtacacagaataaaatgtcttccccagatgtaaggcttggccttctggatcgcgtagactatggccaaacactccttctccacggttgccaaatgtctctcacctttttgaagtttcctactcaggtaggacactggatgctggtcaccattctcatcctcctggcacagaactgctcctaccccgctgttagacgcatcggtgtagatgatgaactcccggtcgaagtctggagcacgcaggacaggatagttgattaacgcctccttcaacctctggaacgccgcctcacagtcgctggtccacgggatgcggtcatcagccttcttcctcgtcagatcggtcagcggagccgcaatctcgctaaacctcgggatgaactttctgtagtagcccaccaacccaagaaatgatttgacttttttcttggtgttgggtctaggccaatcacgaacagcttctattttggcctccaggggttttatcattcctccccctaccatgtgacccaagtattttatttctgggctacccagctgacacttgctggcctttactgttagccctgctgcacttaacctcttcagcactaactccaggtgtatcaggtgatcttcccaggtattactgaagatccctatgtcgtcaatgtaggccactgtaaagtcactgagccctaccaaggtctggtccatcagcctttggaatgtggctggtgcatttctgagaccaaagctcaggactcgaaactcatagagaccaaaagggctgcaaaaggcagtcttttcttgatccctgggatcaattcttaattgccaatatccctttaccaggtccaatgatgagatgaaccgacaaccccctatggtttcaatcaggttgtctagcctgggcattgggtaggcatcaggagtggttacacggtttaatttcctgtaatcgacacaaaacctaatgctcccatcaggcttgtccacaaggactatcggagaggaccaaggactagaagaggggacgattatgttctccctcagcatttcgtccagctccttccgcaccttgtccctatagggtcccgttactcggtatggggatactgcctgcgggggtgcatcccctgtgtggatctgatgcatcactcccttcactatccccggcttgttggaaaacacctgttgatatttactaagcagcatttttagttcttgctgctggtcttgggtgagtgcaggactgatctttacctcctctgggttgtattttacttcccctctaccctcccagaagggtaattcagcttcctcactctcagctgcttttatcgcgaataaaaccctctgttcccctctgtagtagggttttagggcattcacatgaaccaccctccttgcttggttctcctcctgctctattaggtagttcaggtctgacatcttggaaatgaccctatatggtcctgcccatttgagctgcagtttattctctctgcagggcctaagccaaagcacttcctcccctgggtcaaagtgcctctctctagctttttggtcataccatgttttctgcctgaccttctgagcttgcaggttttctgctgccagctctagatttctccttaggtcattcatcaaggtgtctatgtatgtcacaacgtcttgtgggtcatcctgggtgatctgctcccaattttgtttgatcaaatcaaggggccctttcacccttctcccaaataaaagttcaaatggactgaacccggtactggcttgtggcgctgatcgataagcaaacaacagggattgcagcttctggtcccaattgtttggattctctgccaagtaagccctaatcatgcgcattagagtcccattgaacttctcagttaacccattactttcaggatgataggcagtggtttccttgtgcttaattccacagatttgccataagcgtttcatgagctttgacgtgaacgatgcgcccaaatctgtgattatctctgaggcaaatcccatcctggacatataccccaccaaagcatcggccactgtgttagtttcaatgttagtcaagggtatggcttcaggataccttgtggcatggtccacaattgttagaatgaacctgttccccctctttgtggccttgggcaaaggtcccacaatatccacccctatgcatttgaatggagtgtcaatcacaggcaaagggcacaactttgctttggtcctgtcgcggttattcccctgcctttgacacacatcacattgtttacagaactccctgatctgcttccctatgtcaggccagtaaaaattctgtgtgattctctgctgtgttttgttcactcctaagtgcgcagcaaacatgtcagagtgccccctttgtaagatcatggggcgatacttttcaggtaccaccagctgacttctgatcccatctcccccttttgagatattcctcagggtttctctatataaaatcccctttttctccagaaatctcactggggtttcaggtgttagctgagcgtcagtcacctgttcaaaacacttttggagagtggcgtctgccttttgctgctGTCCAAATCTGcggtctgtggtcaaggtttccaccacagcttctgaactcccctctgcttccgtctctggctcatcattacccccctgaactgtccccgtggtggcttgtgagcgtgtaatcactagcacccgtttcacatgttcagccaggtcatttcccacgagcacggctgctggcagagtcgatgaaatcgctagccgccaatctcccctccagccttgaaagttgacaggtacctctgctactggcagagagattacctgcccctcaatccctgccaccttcatgctctcatttgggattataaactccctaggaataatatccggatggcacagggttacctgggaacaagtgtcccgcagccccctatactgacggtcaagtattcctacgtccaccccggctgtctcaaacaattgagaatctgttttcaccagcaagcagcgctttacctctataagaggaccattttcctcagcctgatcagcagaggtagctgttccagactgagtagccatggcaacaggctccctcagtgacactgagccttgctctttctggacacagaacacagcttttggcttggtcccactagcattctgaggcaccattccttttagctgctttaatttctcacactctgagattagatgaccctttccctgacagaaataacattttctggtgtattttgattctctctcatcttgttttggttttccctccaaaatctgaggtcttagtttcatgtctgagggcttcccttcaccatgggcccctcccccttgctggcttttccctggtccctgagagtacttgctgtaggtttctttgggtttacctacagatttcccctcacccaagggctttcttatttgggaaataaaatctgcgatctctgcggcttctgccacagacctcggtttcctttccctcacctggaatttcaattccccatgcaggactgaatagaactgttccagggctatcaaatctttaagctgctcataggtctctgtcccctcctgcgatagccatttctcaagcagcctcaccaattgggcccccacttgggtaaaagtctgctctggcttcttggtgagggacctgaatctttgtctcagctgttccgcatttatcccatgtcttgcaaacaccagttttttaaactctgcaaaatctttcatcagttcctcaggcatctcggcataaacctcagccaggctaccactgattaaagatcgcatgatggtcatcttctcagtttccctcactgagaagtccacaaacgctctttccactaaggaaaagaacacctcaggacaatctcccttgtggtacacagggaatttcttcaggtcagctttagacagttggcctccctcagaatccctattgttattattgttctggttcatcagttccaatttttttaattcaaaggccattctttctttttccagagcaattttctctctctccctctccatttccattctctctctctctaatctttcttctctttccaatctctctatttcaaattgccgttgtttctctctttccctttcttctctttccctttcctccatttcaaattgcctcatcctcagttcatgctgttgggctatgagcaattttctaagttctgggttctgctctcctgtgctgtcaccctgcactgagccaaattcatcctcagaaccttggtcaatctgggggtctttcacttcactcatttcggccatctggcttcgagtcaagggcataatcccccctcagaacaggctgctttaaaaagtcaagcctcaaaataaaacgaccacttttttcctttttgcctcagaaccagctctccctagagattgctgctgttcttcagcactaacttgcaacagtatcgagtcagagcctacccccctctgctgagcctctcagctggcaagctagatcactgttactacgcagttttgcctcagcttttttcccgccaaaactaggctacctcagagcaccctaatctaagtctccccagttggcacgttcttctactagcgcacctccccgtgaggtacacctagaagattacctacgcgcctcagactgtccctgactagactccccttgctctgggcacacttgccaaggctttgctggaccactggacaactggaccagtcgtatcccacacgctggacaccaatcaatgtgacaaacccagacctactgggatctgccacacagttacactaagctgccaccaaccattccctataggaagtcacacagaccagggatggatttttaaacaataaaaagaataaggtttatttaaatacacacacagggtaaataaacaatcaggtgaataaaataaagtaacgtggcttagtttcactcatacatacacacagtttggttcacacagaacccttaacttgaagcacagaccctgaacctatcagttctggctaaccaacagacacctgaacctatcaggttggtactctgacacacagaagtaccctgtctgacactcagactcccacaacagcttcttcttcccagctgctgcttcgtcacacccagtgtctcttagcatctcatagtttcaccacacacgcatcacatatatacacagtacagcccctcctcctgatgtcccgccttcccctctccataggatggaactttccctccaaacccatgacagacaggtaacatcagtgctgtatgtaacatcctCCCCTCCTGGAAGTCTCCCTTTCTTGATCTGAGGTAAATTCTTCCCCAGATTCTACACTCTCTTGATCTGAGCCCACTGCCATCTCAGCAGGCACTCTTTCAGACTTCTTTCCACGTGTGGAAGGCATGTTAGGCTTCTTAATCAAttttcaagcctcaatttaaaagtacactttttcctttcagtgagagtctgtgttataacgttgcttccccagcactcatccactggtaagctacTGTTACTGTGTCTAGGCCTCTGCCTTCCAGCTAGGCCTTTCACAAAAGACAGAGTTTCactccctgcctcaggcaccaaataacCCTAAATGACAGCTTCAACTTTTCCCGGTTTCAGCTGACTTGAGCccccctcagcttatctgcccttggccttcactttgtcccctcagagaTCTATCccttgagctcaggacaagctagccaccCGGTCACAGATTCTGCTTGGGGTAAGCTCaatccagaaatggtttccacagagcctgtccctatcttagtTTCCTAATCTGAGTTTCAGAGCCTTCCCACTAAGCCTTCTCCCCTTGAGGAGGctctaggaagttacccactctTCTACTCAGATTCCCCAACTAAAGTATTCTtctgctctgggaacctttctATTCCAAGGCGTTACTGGATCAAGCatgtatcccacacgctggcaccagtttattattattatttatttatttgatttatatcccgctcatctggtcagcgAGCGTGCTGGAGCCTCTGTTATCTCaagcctccaggaggtgctcactcttccactcagttgctgccaccaatacctcAGTTCAGTATCAAATATTGAAGAAGAcaagtgttgctttgaaactaaaatttgtttatttgaacaataaaatgaaataggtAAATCACCAGATGTTAATCAGTATCTTTCTCTCACTGACACACGGACCcttctctcactgactttttggctcacaggcccacagactcactaaGTCTCTCACACTAATCACACATCTCTCAAATCTCTCTCTCATACCCCACACAcccttatttatatcccagcgcctccccctttagcaccaccttccgtccactcattggctgctgttccactgctcagctgtgacggacaggtgagggcagggctgaatgctacacttGCTGAATGTGTATTCAGATGATCATTACAATTGAAACTCTTTCCAGATTCCATgaatttatagggtttctcctctatgtgagttctttgatgtgacctaaggctaTCACcccgattgaagctctttccacattccatgtatttataTGGTTCCTctcctgtatgggttctttgatgtgtatTTAGACGATCATTACgattgaaactctttccacattccatgcatttgtagggtttctcctctgtgtgagttctttgatgtgacctaagggtatTGCTcctactgaagctctttccacattccatgcatttatatggtttctccccagagtgagtcctttgatgtgacctaaggtcaccactctgactgaagccctttccacattccatgcatttatatggtttctcccctgtgtgagttctttgatgtgacttaaggtcACCACTACGCTTGAAacactttccacattctatgcatttatatggtttctcccctgtataggttctttgatgtaacctaaggtccaAACTCTGATTGGAGCTCTCtccacattccatgtatttatatggtttctcccctgtgtgagttctttgatgtgacctaaggttaccacttcgactgaagctctttccacatcccacacatttatatggtttctcccctgtatgagacCTTTGATGTAACCTGAGGTAATCACtccgattgaagctctttccacattccatgcatttatagggtgtCTCCCCAGTGTGAGCTCTTTTATGTGAATCAAGGTGACTACTCTGAcgaaaactctttccacactccatgcatttatatggtttctctcctgtgtgagttctttgatgtaacctaagggcaccactctgactgaagctctttccacattccatgcatttatatggtttctctcctgtgtgagttctatgatgtgacctaagggtagAGCTCcaactgaagttctttccacacttcatgcatttatatggtttctccccagtgtgagctcTTTTATGTGCACCAAGGTGTCTATTCTGacaaaaactctttccacactccatgcatttatatggtttctccactgcgtgtgttctttgatgtgacATAAGttcaccactctgactgaagctctttccacattccatgcatttatatggtttctcccctgtgtgagttctttgatgtgacctaaggccaTCActccaactgaagctctttccacattccatgcatttatatggtgtcTCCCCTGTGTGCGTTCTTTGGTGTGACTTAAGGTCACctctccgactgaagctctttccacattccatgcatttatatggtttctcccctgtgtgagttctttgatgtgacctaaggccaTCACtccgattgaagctctttccacattccatgcatttatatggtgtctcccctgtgtgagttctttgatgtgacctaaggtgaccactttgactgaagctctttccacattccacacatttatatggtttctctcctgtgtgagttctttgatgtgacctaagtctatcactctgactgaagctttttccacattccatgcatttatatggtgtctctcctgtgtgagttctttgatgtgacctaaggtgaccactttgactgaagctctttccacattccacacatttatatagtttctcccctgtgtgagttctttgatgtgacctaaggtgaccactttgactgaagctctttccacattccacacatttgtatggtttctcccctgtatgggttctttgatgtgaactcagagTACTCCTTTGGCTGAATCTCTTTCCACACGGGAGGCATTTATACTCCTTCACCCCTCTGAGGGGTTCTTCACCTGACAAATTATTGTTCATATTCATGTTCTTTATATGCTCCAttcattgatttaatttttcttttgggtAGACCTAGCCATGTCTATTGATATCAGAAGTTCATTTGGATGCTTTTCTGCCCGTGATgcaccttctccttccttttccttgacGTTTTTCCCAAACGTCCAGAGTTTGTAAAAGTTAGCACTCTTTGAAATTTTTAGATGTACTCTTCCGTGTCATTGGTTGGCTTCCATTCTGTCTTTCTATCTCCTTTTCGGTGTCTAACTGTGTTCTTTTCCTGCTTCACACTGGGTTCTTGTCCCTGTCCAAATAACTGAAGAAACAGAATTCTGGTTGTCCTGGTATGTAATCTaattaaagaaaaagatgaaaatatcACAGAACAGATTAAGAACATGCAGAAATGGTTCACGTATTCTTAATAATAGAACCATggaataatttagttggaagaggcctatagagcagtacaacagtggaaccatttaCTTCGGGAGTTGGTGactactccaacactggaggcattcaagaaaaacttggctTATCACCTGACAGATATGGTTTCATTGTATTCCTCcgttgagcagagggttggacttgatagccttttaggccccttccaacttcacttttctatgattctgtgattctataggGTCATTCATATCCCCTCTCCAGGAATCACAATTAACATATATCAGCAGTATGGTTGTCTTAATTTTCACCTTTCCAAGATAGTGATTTCATGATAAGACAGCTGTATTGCTTaagagtttttcctaatattcaataaaaaccaAAGTTTCTCTAATATGTTTCATGCATTTTGGGAATGATTAAGAACTGATCCAGTCCTTcctctttcaagtacagtggtacctcgcaataTGATGACCCACTAAACGACGAATCttcataacaatgactttttgcaatcactatatcgattcgcaaaacagtcattccaatgggggatttttgctggaggtcgatt is a window encoding:
- the LOC140703866 gene encoding uncharacterized protein LOC140703866 isoform X1, which encodes MEHIKNMNMNNNLSGEEPLRGVKEYKCLPCGKRFSQRSTLSSHQRTHTGEKPYKCVECGKSFSQSGHLRSHQRTHTGEKLYKCVECGKSFSQSGHLRSHQRTHTGETPYKCMECGKSFSQSDRLRSHQRTHTGEKPYKCVECGKSFSQSGHLRSHQRTHTGETPYKCMECGKSFNRSDGLRSHQRTHTGEKPYKCMECGKSFSRRGDLKSHQRTHTGETPYKCMECGKSFSWSDGLRSHQRTHTGEKPYKCMECGKSFSQSGELMSHQRTHAVEKPYKCMECGKSFCQNRHLGAHKRAHTGEKPYKCMKCGKNFSWSSTLRSHHRTHTGEKPYKCMECGKSFSQSGALRLHQRTHTGEKPYKCMECGKSFRQSSHLDSHKRAHTGETPYKCMECGKSFNRSDYLRLHQRSHTGEKPYKCVGCGKSFSRSGNLRSHQRTHTGEKPYKYMECGESSNQSLDLRLHQRTYTGEKPYKCIECGKCFKRSGDLKSHQRTHTGEKPYKCMECGKGFSQSGDLRSHQRTHSGEKPYKCMECGKSFSRSNTLRSHQRTHTEEKPYKCMECGKSFNRNDRLNTHQRTHTGEEPYKYMECGKSFNRGDSLRSHQRTHIEEKPYKFMESGKSFNCNDHLNTHSASVAFSPALTCPSQLSSGTAANEWTEGGAKGGGAGI
- the LOC140703866 gene encoding uncharacterized protein LOC140703866 isoform X3, whose translation is MEHIKNMNMNNNLSGEEPLRGVKEYKCLPCGKRFSQRSTLSSHQRTHTGEKPYKCVECGKSFSQSGHLRSHQRTHTGEKLYKCVECGKSFSQSGHLRSHQRTHTGETPYKCMECGKSFSQSDRLRSHQRTHTGEKPYKCVECGKSFSQSGHLRSHQRTHTGETPYKCMECGKSFNRSDGLRSHQRTHTGEKPYKCMECGKSFSRRGDLKSHQRTHTGETPYKCMECGKSFSWSDGLRSHQRTHTGEKPYKCMECGKSFSQSGELMSHQRTHAVEKPYKCMECGKSFCQNRHLGAHKRAHTGEKPYKCMKCGKNFSWSSTLRSHHRTHTGEKPYKCMECGKSFSQSGALRLHQRTHTGEKPYKCMECGKSFRQSSHLDSHKRAHTGETPYKCMECGKSFNRSDYLRLHQRSHTGEKPYKCVGCGKSFSRSGNLRSHQRTHTGEKPYKYMECGESSNQSLDLRLHQRTYTGEKPYKCIECGKCFKRSGDLKSHQRTHTGEKPYKCMECGKGFSQSGDLRSHQRTHSGEKPYKCMECGKSFSRSNTLRSHQRTHTEEKPYKCMECGKSFNHSGHLRSHERTHTGEKPYECMECGKSFSRSDKRRLHQRTHTGEKPYKCMECGKNFSRSNNLRSHQLIHTGEKPYKCMECGKSFNHSIKLSLHHRTHTGERPYKCIECGKTFSQSENLRSHETTHTGEKRYECMECGKSFSRSFSLRLHQRTHTGEKPYKCMECGKNFSRSSNLRSHQQIHTGEKPYKCMECGKSFNHSSKLSLHQRTHTGEKPYRCMECGKNFSRSNNLRSHQQIHTGEKPYKCMECGKSFRWNLSLHHRTHTGERPYKCMECGKSFSHSGKLSLHQRTHTGRDNINAMWKELQTE